A window of Bacteroidota bacterium contains these coding sequences:
- a CDS encoding YbaB/EbfC family nucleoid-associated protein, with product MSDEMNMADMFGKMMDMQKKMTEAQEALGDKSVTSEAGGGMVKVTVNGLQRITSIKIEPEVIDASDKELLEDLIIAGVNKALDEAAHLAKGEMSKAAGSMLPPGFDLGSMGL from the coding sequence ATGTCTGATGAAATGAATATGGCCGATATGTTCGGCAAGATGATGGATATGCAGAAGAAGATGACCGAAGCCCAGGAAGCGCTCGGCGACAAATCGGTTACTTCTGAAGCGGGAGGGGGCATGGTTAAAGTCACGGTAAACGGGCTCCAGCGTATCACCTCAATCAAAATTGAGCCGGAAGTCATCGATGCTTCTGATAAAGAGTTGCTGGAAGATCTGATTATCGCCGGCGTCAACAAAGCACTCGATGAGGCAGCGCACCTCGCCAAAGGTGAAATGTCTAAAGCCGCCGGCAGCATGTTGCCACCCGGATTCGACTTGGGCTCGATGGGTCTCTAA
- the recR gene encoding recombination mediator RecR, whose translation MQFTSEAVEVLVEQFTKLPTIGRKTAHRLVAYVLKMPREEVVEFAKALVAVKDKVKQCTVCYNVTDTELCPICQSHKRDKTQICVVEEPNDVIAIERTNEYGGVYHVLGGVISPLDGIGPEDLRVRELVARLQHLPAEPDALQAPDEEGEAPVQEVILAMNPNVEGDTTAYYLSQLLKPFNVKITRIARGLPIGGDLEYADEATLSRAIEGRVSL comes from the coding sequence ATGCAGTTTACTTCAGAAGCCGTCGAAGTGTTGGTGGAGCAATTTACCAAGTTGCCAACCATCGGTCGAAAGACGGCGCACAGGCTCGTAGCATACGTGCTCAAAATGCCCCGTGAAGAGGTCGTTGAGTTTGCGAAAGCCCTGGTCGCCGTCAAGGACAAGGTCAAACAGTGTACGGTGTGTTACAACGTCACTGATACGGAACTCTGCCCAATTTGCCAGTCGCATAAAAGAGACAAAACCCAGATCTGTGTTGTTGAAGAACCCAATGATGTAATTGCCATCGAGCGCACCAATGAGTACGGTGGCGTATATCACGTATTGGGTGGCGTAATTTCTCCGCTGGATGGTATCGGGCCAGAAGATTTGCGGGTGCGAGAACTCGTTGCGCGATTACAACACTTACCTGCTGAGCCAGATGCGCTACAGGCGCCCGATGAAGAGGGGGAGGCCCCTGTGCAGGAAGTTATCCTCGCAATGAATCCCAATGTTGAAGGAGATACCACCGCCTATTATCTCTCTCAGCTCCTGAAACCCTTTAACGTTAAAATCACACGAATCGCGCGGGGGCTGCCCATTGGTGGCGACCTTGAATATGCAGATGAAGCGACGCTTTCAAGAGCCATTGAAGGCCGCGTTTCACTCTGA